The genomic region CCAATCAAATGATAATTCTCACCATGTAGTTTAAAAACTTTAGGACCTTTTCCACTGTTGACGGAATTGTCAATCTTTCCTCCAAGTGAAGTAAAGGAAAACATCATATTCAGTGATCTAATATTTTCTCTGAAATGCTTACTGATAGCATCGTCGTTGGTTAGAAGTCCTTGTAGAAACTCTGGGGGTTCCTGCAGTAGTGGAAGTTTGATTTTCCCCCTCATACAACACATCGTGAAAACAGCTCTTTTAGCTTTTCTATTCTTACTGATTCGCTCATTATACCAAAACAATGCTCCGCAAACTGGACATTCGTTGTCAATATCACCGTCATCTTTGTAAcctgtacaaaaaaaaaggtttcaaatAGGATTTTTCTTTACACTCATcgagtttataaatttatataaaatttacctTCTTTCGTTACGTTCGACAAAGTCTTCTTCGACTGGGTTCTTCTACGTTTTAATTTTGGGGCAGAATCAATCCTTCCAAGAGATGTAGATGCGTCATTATTGTAGTCCTCTTCGTGTTCCTCAACTACTTGACTTTCATCCTCACTCTCTGTTTCTGAAAAGTAATGATATTCATTCTCCGCATTGCTTGTATCTACATGCCAGATATCGTCACAGCTCTCTGAATATAATCATTAAAACGACATTACACTCTTAATTAGCCTCAAATAACTATTACGCTTGAACATTGTGAGTTTGTAGGAGTCTAATAAAACACATTCATAGATAAATATACGACATAAAGTAGTTATACTAACCTTCAGAATCAGAATCTGAGGCAATGGGTGAGATGACCGAATTACGGGAAAAATAGAATTCCCTAATGTTCATAGGACTTGCATCGGTTGATTGCTTCTGGCTATGTAGACCTCCAACAACACTACTCTGATAATTCATTGATTGAAGCAAGGAGGTAAATGAATGTTGGTTGGGTAGAAACGTGGGCGGGTTAACCTGGGGACTGCCATAGTTAAAAGAATTAGACTCCAAAATTGTATTTTGTGTAACCATTGATCGAAGTAAGTCTGTGAAACTTTCTGGACCGGGTATCTGAACGTCAGGGTTATCAACTGCACTGCAATTCGACTGGAATTTGCCATTGTTTTGCTCAACTGTTTCCCCACTATGATGATGCCTTTTCCTTCCAGTGAGTTCAAAAGATGATAAAGTACCATCTGCTAAGATTACaaagaaattaattttcatggataaaaaagagtaaaatatattagtCGAATACATAATGTTCTTACTATGAGCTGAAGAGAGTGCCTGACTACCACTTTGGCTTGTGTGGGTAAGAGTAGCACTCTTTACTTCAACACAATTTCTCTTTTCACTAAGAATGTTAACCCGCTGAGATCTAGCTTCTTTTGCCATGTTAAGATTGAAGGACTGTTTAGCCGTAGACGAAGGTGTCCTTTTATCTCGCAAAATGTTAATCCTTTCTGTCCTTGAATTTCTTTGAGACAGTGTCGTTCCATCGTTTTCATCAGTGGCACAAATATTAGTTACATCACTAAAAACTTGGGTGGTGGATTTCATAGCCGGTGATTTTGAAAGAATATCATGTTCGCTTCTTGAAGGCACTTCCTTCTTATTGTTTTCTGATGGATATAAGATCGTTAGTATATAGATAATACAATCGAGATATTTTTCAAATTAGCTTCTACCTTGCTTCTGTCGTTTCGGTTGAGGATTTTCTTCACCATTTTCCTTGCCATTCTTATGTCTCTTTCGGTTCATGATTTCTTTTGTATGCtaaaatgaaatttcaaaaattcGGTTCTAGATTAATAGTTCTTCTGGTTTCTTAAGCAAAGTATGAGACTAACAATGTCAggaaatattttctttctttttttccaatttAGATGTAATATCTGTTTTCCTAATACTAAATCGAATTCACTGACGTCTCAAAATACATTTACAAATTTCAATATACTGGTTTCCgtataaaaaactaaatctgACAACTCGAATTAACCTGCCCTATGAAGATCGCCAAAAAAACAAAggattgtaaataaatataggGTAACGGGTAAaacaaaatctaataaaaatgttttagttaACATATGCAGAAATTGATATAGTATAAAGTACCCAAAAAATTCCGTGCCTGCAGCCTTCGTTAAccatatactccctctgttttttaaagatacatattctagacttttcacatatattaagaaatcacattaaaaatgcattgatttttgtgaataacaattttccataatctttaaccaataaaaattcaataaacacaattaattttcttgaagttaacagattttcattaaataatacattgaaaaagtaaaaaatgtatctttttaaaacaaatttttttcctagaacatggatctttaaaaaacagagggagtactataTATTAAGGGTTCACGAACATAATGTGCACATTCTTTCAATAAGTTCAATCGTTCGcgagaaaattaaaaaattgcaTTGGATGGTAGAAATACTTGTAATAGATAGAGGCttcttattaaaaaatatttaaacgtAATATACTTCATTCCAAATTCAGTAAATACATCTTAAAGCGTTGTCTACAACCGAATAAGGACTCTAAATAAATTCATTTCACGTGAAGGAAAAGAGAATAAAGAGACTGGGACGTGTAGCTCCTGGTGACAATTTTGAGGAAGATTGTGTAGAGTCTAGAATGTTTTAAATATCTAGAATGAAGATATTTGTTAGTTAACAAATTCATATGAAGAAAATGGATAGAGATAACGTGACAAAATAGAGGctttcattataaaataacaaaatcaaaacacaatGGAAAAAAACCAACAAAGATAATGAGAACGCTAAAAAACAAAAGCCAATAGTCAaacataaaagaagaaaaccttGAATGAAAATAAAAAGCCTCTAACAATACATCTTTTTGCTACAACTCATTCAGCCACTTTTATCAGGCTTTTCCTTCTTGATTCGAGTTGTACACGGTGTCCTTGTAACAGAACTCTGATCAAATGCTTCCTCCAAGTTAACAATAGGTGTTCCTCTGCGTTTTGCGGGAGTGATATCACTTCCTTCTCCTTCACCAGAAGACGCAGGAGATACCATGAGAGAACCCTGGGTAGATAACCAAAACGTTATAAATTAATTCGCAAGCTAACGAAGTCAAATGCAGCtgaaagtaatttaaaaaaattgaaaaaaccTCGGGTGCATCCGATATAATAGAGTTGTCTTCTGTGTAAGGTAAACATGGTATCTGCTAGTATTATAAGTAGACATATTAAGCCCTCCACATAATAATGGTTACAATAAATAACTCAATAAGCTACCAGTTTATCAACATACCTTTGGGTCCGAATTTTTATCAAACTCACTGATGATATCAACGCTGGTGATAATCTTAGTTACTTTGTAAGTGCCATTCTTATAGAGAAAATTTTCTCTTTCAATACCCACCTTGAACAAATATGTCTTTCCAACCAAATTCAGAAGAGGAAGAGGTATTAGATCCGGTTCCTCGATCTACAAAACGATTGATAATCAAGTGGACTCAATTATAAGAACAGAAAATAATACTTACGAAAGAAAACTCATATGGATAATTAGAATACCTCATCAACATTCGGTCCAACCAATTCAATGCAAGGCTGATGAATTAACTGAATTGCAAGATTGTCGAATAGGAGGAACTTCGAAGTGCCGGTGCCGTCAACAACAATCAAATGCAGCTTGTACCTATACATATGAACGAATCAAACTTgcattttataattagttttctTTACGTTAAGTAAggatattatataatataataaaaaaataaaaaaataccttGGTAGAAGTTTAGGATTCGAAACTTGGCATTTAGAACAATAGTAGCTAAACATCATGGGATtttcatcatcctcatcatcgACAGCGTCATTCGGCACATTCAAAACCTTCTTCGCACAGACTTTGCAGCTTAAATAATACCATCCCATATCAGGATCAATGCCTGCAATGGTGCACATCACAATACACTTCTCaacctataaattaaaaaatgaatattaGTAGGCTGACGTCAAAAAATTTGCCACTATATATCTTTGTAATAACAGTATAAAATTCAGCCTCTTTATACCTCTCTAGATTCAGAAAGCTGACCAATGGTTTTTCTTGGGGTGTGTATAAAAAAATCATCCTTTTCAGAAACACCAGAAGAAATAGACAATGGCTTTGCCTCGACAATTACTACAGACAATTCGTCCTTGGGCAACCTAGTAACGAAGATACTTGGATTGcttaatataatgtatatttttaaagtaagGTTACAAAATTGATATTTAGACGTACACTGCAAGAAAATCTTGAACTTCAGACAT from Raphanus sativus cultivar WK10039 unplaced genomic scaffold, ASM80110v3 Scaffold0945, whole genome shotgun sequence harbors:
- the LOC108853617 gene encoding uncharacterized protein LOC108853617, with translation MSSFSSVTDLKPFKSMWKIKVKIVRLWKQYSPAGGLTMEMVVVDSNGTKIHASVKKELVNRFDPFLSQGDSKILINFSVGHSYGSYRTTNHPYKISFLETTRVRNCELPIVISGFDPVNYRDIIDGSLNSDYLVDVIGQIVEVSPIEILSINGKETNKMALELRNAGFAIDVMEAIQTRSEHAIICVIRFGKIKVWKDERSISNAYNVSEVQLNPPMSEVQDFLAVLPKDELSVVIVEAKPLSISSGVSEKDDFFIHTPRKTIGQLSESREVEKCIVMCTIAGIDPDMGWYYLSCKVCAKKVLNVPNDAVDDEDDENPMMFSYYCSKCQVSNPKLLPRYKLHLIVVDGTGTSKFLLFDNLAIQLIHQPCIELVGPNVDEIEEPDLIPLPLLNLVGKTYLFKVGIERENFLYKNGTYKVTKIITSVDIISEFDKNSDPKIPCLPYTEDNSIISDAPEGSLMVSPASSGEGEGSDITPAKRRGTPIVNLEEAFDQSSVTRTPCTTRIKKEKPDKSG